Within Planktothrix tepida PCC 9214, the genomic segment CTCAAAACCCCTAGAGTTAAGCCTGTTGAGTCCTATTGATACAATTCGTTACAATGAAAAAGGATTGATTCTGGCCGTTATCCAAGATTGTTTAGAAGGAACGGTGTTTACCTGGGTTTGGATGAATGCAGCAGCTTTAGAAAAAACCCTATCCTCTCAGCAAGTTTGGTCTTGTCAAGAGGCAGAAATTGTGTTATGGAATGCAGAAATTTTAGTCAAAGAAATTCGCTACAGTGATGAAAATCCAATGGTGATTATTGGAGTTGAAGAACAACATCAGGAATTATCAGGAAATACCTTATCAGGATTATTTGATGTGATTTGCGATCGCCGTGACTATCCCCAACTCGAATCCTATACTTGTAAATTATTAGCGGGGGGAGATAACAAAATTCTCAAAAAAATTGGGGAAGAATCCGCCGAAGTGGTGATGGCTTGTAAGGACAAAGACAAAGATGCGATCGCCGGGGAAGTTGCTGATTTATTTTATCATACTTTAGTGGCTTTAGCGTATCATGATGTAGATTTGAGAGAAGTTTATCAAAAATTAGAAGAACGACGAAAATAAACCCGTAGGATGTGTCAGCAACTTTAGAATTGTTCTATCTCAAGCCCTCTAAGTAGGTAGGCAAGAAGAAACGAAAGTATGTAAAGATAAATAAAGAGGAAGAAGAAATCTACCGAGGTCATGAAAATATGGGTGCTCGTTTAAGGGTATTTCTGACTCGTGAGCAAGATAAAACCCTGTTCAAGCTGAGAACGGCAGATGTGCCACAGAAAGTTAAAGACCGAGCGGAAGTGATTCGCTTAAGCTCACAAGGTTGGTACGTCGAAAAAATAGCAACTTATTTCAATTGAAATTTCACTCGGAGCAACAACCCCGTTAACTTTTCGTTACATACTTGTCGATTTTCTCGCCTACCTACTTAAATGCGACATTTAATTTGATAATCGACAGGTTAAAAGATTTTCTGAGAAACTGCACAGAAGTGATCGCAACTCTTATCGTGCGTATGCTCTAGTGATCTTTGCTAAATTGTAATAAATTTAAGGGAAATAACGCCTTGAAGCTAGGATATTTTCACCATGTCTCAAACCTATGAAGTCTGGAAAACTGCTGAACTCTCTCAAGCCTTTTTAGAGGGAGTCCGGGGAGCAATTCCCTTAGCGGCGGAACAAATTGATATTTTATTAAGAATACTCAGAAAAGCTCAACCTCATCTCGATAATTTTTTAGATTTAGGCTGTGGAGATGGAGTTTTAGGACGATCTATTTTAAGGGAATATCCTCATGCAAAAGGGGTGTTTTTAGATATTTCTGAAACAATGGTTAAAGTCGCACAAGAGAAAGTGGATCAGTCTTCGGGAAATCTTTCTTTTATTTTACAAGATTTTAGCCAAAAAGATTGGGTTAATCAACTTCAAAATCAGGCTCCCTTTGCTGCAATTGTATCCGGGTTTTCCATTCACCACCAACCCGATGAACGTAAAAAAGAATTATATCAGGAAATTTTTGATTTACTCAAACCCGGAGGTATTTTTCTCAATTTAGAACATATTGCCTCAGCGACCCCTTGGGGTGAGCAGTTATTTGATGAATTATTTGTAGATTCTTTATATGCCTATCATCAACAATTAGGCAATAATTTATCACGGGAGGAAGTCGATAAAAAATATTATAATCGGTCGGATAAAACTGCCAATCTTTTAGCTTCTGTTGAATTGCAATGTGATTGGTTACGCGAGATTGGATATCAAAATGTGGATTGTTTTATGAAATTATTTGAAATCGCCTTATTTGGAGGAATCAAACCCTAACTCAGGTGGATGTCTTCTGGAGTATAGGGTGTAAAATCGTCTTAATTCCTAAAGTTTTCTGGCTGATTTAGATTTGTTTCAAAAGTAAAGCCTATAATAGGAGAACTATTTTACTGGATTGATTATGAAACTTTCCTCTGATATCAAGATTCCTTTCCCCCGTCCCCTTGTCTTTAATACCTATCGAGATCGATTAATTGAGGTTGTTAATTTATTACCCCCTAAAAATACTGTGAAGTTAGTTTCTCGTCGCGTTGAAGGAGATACGGTTTATACCGTTTATGATTGGGAATCATCAGAAGATGTTCCAGCACTGTTTGAAGATATATTAAAATATGACAAACTGCGATGGACAGAATCAGATACTTGGAATGGGCAGAATTTTACCTTAGATTGGCACATTAAAACCCAAGCTTTTACAGAAGCATTCCATTGTTCAGGTAAAAATACCTTTTTAGAAGATAAAAATTCTACCTTGATTCAAACGCGAGGAGAAATTGAACTAGACCCAGATAAACTAGAGGGAATTCCTGTATTTCTCAGAAGTCAATTAGCCAATGTATTTGAGGAAGTTCTAGGAAAGAAACTTGAACCCAATTTAATCGAGATGGGGAAAGGAGTACAAAAATACTTAGAAAAACATAAATAAATTTTACTTTCCCCAGAAGTTGTTCAGTTCTGAGGGTTGGGGGATGGTTTCGACATGAGAGACTAAACAGTCATTCAGGGAACTGTCACCCCAGCCATAAATTGGGCTACACCTGCTATGATCAGTTGGCTAGGTTGAATCGATATATGGCTTAACCTTGTTTGTGGCAAATGGTGATAGCATAATTGGTGAGGAATATCTCTGGATAAAATGGCTGAGTTTGTGAATTTTAATGTTATGTTTCAGGATATCCCGATAAAATTTAACAACTGGATTTTCTAGGGATATACTAATTATAATTTCTGAAAACGGATAGGTTGTTGTTTTTTACAAATTCTAAACCTTCAATGGCAAAATTGGCTTCTTCCAAGATTGAGTTACAAAATCGTCAAAAGGTACTGCTTCAGGTTCAAAAAGAAGTAAAGCAGTATCGGTTACAGTCGTTACATCGCGCAGTATTAACCCATTTAGCGCAAGAAACCCCGCCGTTAAAAATGCGACGAATTTGGGATGTGGAGTTAAAAGTTAGCCATCAACCTAGTGTTCGTTTAACACCGGATACGGGAATTATTCAAGTTTTTGATCGCTTAAATGGGAGATTATTAATTTTAGGTGCTCCAGGTTCAGGAAAAACAACGACGTTAATCGGATTAACTAAAGTATTGCTTAGTCGCGCGGAAAGGGATACGGAAGAACCTATTCCAGTTTTACTAAATTTATTAACCTGGAAAAATCCACAACAAACTCTCGCGGATTGGATTTTAGAACAACTTCATCTGAAGTATTGGATTGCTATTAATCAGGGTGAAAATTGGATGCAGCAACTTAAAATTTTACCCTTATTAGATGGATTGGATGAACTTCCTTTAACAAAACAAGTTCAATGTATTCAACAGATTAATCAACTATTAAATGGAGAGATCGCACCGTTACATTTAGTCGTTTGTGCCAATGTTTTGAGTTATCAAAAACTTCCAGAACGCTTAGTTCTCAATGGTGCAATTTTTTTACGTCCTTTAACCTCTCTCCAAATTCAAGATTATCTGATTAATTCTCGTAGTCGAGAATTGTGGCAAAATATTGAAACCGATGAACCGTTATTAAAGTTAGCAAAAGTTCCGTTATATTTAACAATAATGACGTTAGCTTATGAAGAAATTTTAATGATGTCTTGGAAACATCTAAATTCTTTTGAAGAACAACGTCATTATTTATTTAATGCTTATAT encodes:
- a CDS encoding NACHT domain-containing protein encodes the protein MAKLASSKIELQNRQKVLLQVQKEVKQYRLQSLHRAVLTHLAQETPPLKMRRIWDVELKVSHQPSVRLTPDTGIIQVFDRLNGRLLILGAPGSGKTTTLIGLTKVLLSRAERDTEEPIPVLLNLLTWKNPQQTLADWILEQLHLKYWIAINQGENWMQQLKILPLLDGLDELPLTKQVQCIQQINQLLNGEIAPLHLVVCANVLSYQKLPERLVLNGAIFLRPLTSLQIQDYLINSRSRELWQNIETDEPLLKLAKVPLYLTIMTLAYEEILMMSWKHLNSFEEQRHYLFNAYIRRQLNQDIYKSEYPQGKAPKSESFRRWLGWLATHLKTDEATEFCVKKIPIHWLNDEGQKQRYKLTLKIILGLIWVMILLIILAGVILRQTPLLIMGMGLGLLFAILLEKSGLKEKIEQFAIRWVLWKDGNIPWNYQRFLKDCSRKLLLQKIGDRYRFIHRLLQEHFAHKI
- the hisE gene encoding phosphoribosyl-ATP diphosphatase codes for the protein MSSSKPLELSLLSPIDTIRYNEKGLILAVIQDCLEGTVFTWVWMNAAALEKTLSSQQVWSCQEAEIVLWNAEILVKEIRYSDENPMVIIGVEEQHQELSGNTLSGLFDVICDRRDYPQLESYTCKLLAGGDNKILKKIGEESAEVVMACKDKDKDAIAGEVADLFYHTLVALAYHDVDLREVYQKLEERRK
- a CDS encoding class I SAM-dependent methyltransferase, giving the protein MSQTYEVWKTAELSQAFLEGVRGAIPLAAEQIDILLRILRKAQPHLDNFLDLGCGDGVLGRSILREYPHAKGVFLDISETMVKVAQEKVDQSSGNLSFILQDFSQKDWVNQLQNQAPFAAIVSGFSIHHQPDERKKELYQEIFDLLKPGGIFLNLEHIASATPWGEQLFDELFVDSLYAYHQQLGNNLSREEVDKKYYNRSDKTANLLASVELQCDWLREIGYQNVDCFMKLFEIALFGGIKP